One segment of Panicum virgatum strain AP13 chromosome 1K, P.virgatum_v5, whole genome shotgun sequence DNA contains the following:
- the LOC120698152 gene encoding LRR receptor kinase SERK2 codes for MRKLGLAVLILVASLPCLSASDRQGDALYDMKQKLNVTGGQLSDWNQNQVNPCTWNSVICDNNNNVVQVTLAARGFTGVLSPKIGELQYLSVLSLAGNRITGSIPEEFGNLSSLTSLDLEDNLLVGEIPASLGNLSKLQLLILSQNNFNGPIPDSIANISSLTDIRLAYNNLSGQIPGSLFQVARYNFSGNHLNCGPNFPHSCASSISYQSGSHSSKIGLILGTVGGVIGLLIVGVLFLICNARRKSHLREVFVDVAGEDDRRIAFGQLKRFAWRELQIATDNFNERNVLGQGGFGKVYKGVLPDATKIAVKRLTDYESPGGEAAFLREVELISVAVHRNLLRLIGFCTTQTERLLVYPFMQNLSVAYRLREFKPGEPILDWPARKRVAIGTARGLEYLHEHCNPKIIHRDVKAANVLLDEDFEPVVGDFGLAKLVDVQKTSVTTQVRGTMGHIAPEYLSTGKSSERTDVFGYGIMLLELVTGQRAIDFSRLEEEDDVLLLDHVKKLQREGQLDSIVDGNLNHNYDSEELEMIIQIALLCTQASPEDRPSMSEVVRMLEGEGLAERWEEWQQVEVTRRQEYERMQRRFDWREDSVYNQEAIELSAGR; via the exons GGGATGCTTTATATGATATGAAACAAAAACTGAATGTTACCGGCGGCCAACTTTCTGATTGGAACCAAAATCAAGTTAACCCTTGTACGTGGAATTCTGTGATTTGTGACAATAACAACAATGTGGTTCAAGT GACATTGGCTGCACGAGGATTCACTGGTGTTTTGTCACCAAAAATTGGAGAACTCCAGTATTTGAGTGTCCT GTCACTAGCTGGTAACAGGATTACTGGTAGTATACCTGAGGAGTTTGGTAATCTTTCTAGTTTGACAAGCTTAGATTTAGAAGATAACCTTTTGGTTGGAGAAATACCAGCTTCTCTTGGCAATCTTTCCAAGCTACAGCTGTT GATACTGAGTCAAAATAATTTTAATGGGCCAATTCCTGATAGCATAGCAAACATTTCAAGCTTGACAGACAT CCGTCTGGCATATAATAATTTATCTGGGCAGATACCTGGTTCGCTGTTTCAAGTAGCACGTTACAA CTTTTCTGGTAATCATTTAAATTGCGGACCCAACTTCCCCCATTCTTGTGCATCCAGCATATCCTATCAGA GTGGATCCCATAGCTCAAAAATTGGCTTAATACTTGGAACAGTTGGTGGAGTAATAGGGCTTCTTATTGTGGGAGTTCTGTTTCTAATCTGTAACGCAAGGAGGAAAAGCCATCTGCGGGAAGTTTTTGTGGATGTAGCAG GTGAGGATGATAGGCGAATTGCTTTTGGCCAGCTCAAAAGATTTGCATGGAGAGAGCTGCAGATTGCCACTGATAATTTCAATGAAAGAAATGTTCTTGGACAGGGAGGTTTCGGTAAAGTCTACAAGGGAGTTCTTCCAGACGCCACTAAGATTGCTGTAAAACGATTGACTGACTATGAGAGTCCTGGTGGGGAGGCTGCCTTCTTGCGTGAGGTTGAGCTGATTAGTGTTGCAGTTCACCGCAATCTCCTAAGGTTGATTGGCTTCTGTACGACACAAACAGAGCGCCTGCTGGTCTATCCATTTATGCAGAATTTGAGTGTTGCCTACCGCTTAAGAG AGTTTAAGCCTGGAGAACCCATCCTAGACTGGCCTGCAAGGAAACGGGTGGCTATAGGCACGGCTCGTGGACTAGAGTATCTGCATGAACACTGCAACCCCAAGATCATACACCGTGATGTAAAAGCTGCGAATGTATTGCTTGATGAGGATTTTGAGCCTGTTGTTGGTGACTTTGGCCTGGCAAAGCTAGTGGATGTTCAGAAGACATCTGTGACAACACAAGTCCGTGGAACCATGGGTCACATAGCACCTGAGTACCTGTCCACTGGGAAGTCGTCTGAGCGAACTGATGTTTTTGGCTATGGGATCATGCTTCTTGAACTTGTGACTGGTCAGCGTGCTATTGACTTCTCACGGTTAGAAGAGGAAGATGATGTGCTATTGCTCGATCAT GTAAAGAAGCTGCAGAGGGAAGGGCAGCTAGACTCAATTGTGGATGGCAACCTGAATCATAATTATGACAGTGAGGAGCTTGAGATGATTATACAGATAGCACTGCTGTGCACACAAGCATCACCAGAGGACCGGCCATCCATGTCAGAAGTGGTTAGGATGCTGGAAGGCGAGGGCTTGGCTGAGCGATGGGAGGAGTGGCAGCAGGTGGAGGTGACAAGGAGACAGGAGTATGAGCGGATGCAGCGGAGGTTTGACTGGAGAGAGGACTCTGTTTACAATCAGGAAGCTATAGAGCTATCTGCAGGTAGATGA
- the LOC120653531 gene encoding spidroin-1-like, with protein MARGDGGRRALGGSGSGEQALGRGLPGLAGDDVALAGGAHDAWRRRLASVGRRRVGGAGGVGAGDGAGRQAGSAPATQGQGAGGRRAGGGRRWRLGAWDWSCGGRGFTHL; from the coding sequence ATGGcgcggggcgacggcggccggcgggcgctgGGCGGCTCTGGGTCGGGGGAGCAGGCCCTCGGGCGCGGATTACCAGGCCTGGCCGGGGACGACGTGGCGCTCGCCGGGGGCGCCCATGACGCTTGGCGGCGGCGTCTGGCGAgcgttgggcggcggcgggtcgggggCGCGGGCGGAGTAGGAGCTGGTGATGGCGCTGGGAGGCAGGCCGGCAGCGCCCCCGCGACACAGGGACAGGGCGCGGGCGGGCGCCGAGCTGGTGGAGGCCGGCGCTGGCGGCTGGGAGCCTGGGACTGGAGCTGCGGTGGACGGGGGTTCACCCACCTGTAG
- the LOC120653542 gene encoding skin secretory protein xP2-like — protein sequence MIDLGMSGIENGLPAHSHPAAGAAAAGAPGAAPAGASGVAATTSRATGATLVAGIPPPLLPVPATGAWPPPPAPTLGATGAGDAAAPAAIGAGDAAIGGGSARAGSAPTPAPAPAIATAAAAVGIPPAAAAAAPTAIGARALPVGAWAPSAGAPPPPPYRGQGMPPADAPGNAAALVAGSRPLVAGAPTANDTLAAVLAPLAASGIAPATTQEVLRDLEAKLV from the exons ATGATTGATTTAGGAATGAGCGGCATTGAGAATGGCTTACCTGCTCACTCTCATCCAG ccgccggcgccgccgccgcgggtgccCCGGGCGCTGCCCCCGCGGGGGCCTCGGGCGTCGCCGCGACCACCTCTCGTGCCACCGGCGCCACCCTCGTCGCCGGCattcctcctcccctgctccctgtGCCGGCCACGGGCGCCTGGCCGCCTCCCCCTGCGCCAACCCTTGGCGCGACTGGAGCAGGGGACGCGGCGGCCCCGGCCGCGATTGGAGCAGGGGACGCGGCAATTGGAGGAGGTTCCGCGCGTGCAGGCTCGGCCCCCACccccgcccctgcccctgcaATCGCTACAGCCGCTGCTGCTGTAGGGATcccccctgctgctgccgctgcagccCCTACTGCCATCGGCGCCAGGGCCCTTCCTGTGGGCGCGTGGGCCCCCAGCGcgggcgctcctcctcctcctccctaccGCGGGCAGGGCATGCCCCCCGCGGACGCTCCTGGCAACGCCGCGGCCCTCGTCGCGGGCTCGCGGCCCCTCGTCGCCGGAGCTCCTACGGCCAACgacaccctcgccgccgtcctggcGCCTCTCGCGGCCAGCGGCATTGCCCCTGCTaccacgcaggaggtgctgcggGACCTTGAGGCCAAGCTCGTCtag